One segment of Variovorax sp. V93 DNA contains the following:
- a CDS encoding putative bifunctional diguanylate cyclase/phosphodiesterase has product MIKFPIDFSWGRRMRSLRVEIALGFGVLIVLMLALGVSFYLSEQRSAAAIDKLLNSDNRMADLSLRSSLAMYKARDAENELLLSADRLGVAQASALSLPAMQNHLLDMREYLASLRILSTDPEFRDRVDRIEAQTRQYEDGFLAFIAQHGKEDSPGSAHALRQGYVDTAVAIESSVEALHTAATKRALQTRSDVERAARLSRWAAIAMVVLATVLGVVVASIVSQRITGSIAQLIAFSRRVAAGDLGARAPHGRADEFGILANAMNQMAESIENSNALLESSADTLKHQATHDVLTGLPNRALLEDRLRQAISYADRYGRLMTVVFINLDGFKRVNDSLGRKAGDELLKVMAGRMTRCLRSVDTVVRTGGDEFVILLYDQPGDGTEVAPALQRLLETIAQPVEIDGQGVQVTASLGVATYPADGADADALLMSADAAMSRAKDSGRNNFQFYAAEMNGAIRDRLALCEGLRHAIARGEFHLLYQPQVEMGSGRVTGVEALIRWQHSERGLVSPVEFIPLAEETGLIVPIGEWALRTACFQNKAWQDAGVPAFSVSVNVSARQFRERTLIEQVAQALGDSGLDARFLELELTESMVMEDLEKALQSMKALQAMGVQFSIDDFGTGYSSLSALKRFPIARLKIDRAFVRDIPGDEDDKAIAKAIISLGHELNLRVIAEGVETEQQRDFLRAHDCDEMQGYLFSRPVPPAELAALVKARSGMATAAGPSDARPRRMAAR; this is encoded by the coding sequence TTGATCAAATTCCCGATCGACTTCTCCTGGGGGAGAAGAATGCGCAGCCTGCGGGTGGAGATCGCACTGGGATTCGGCGTCCTCATTGTGCTGATGCTCGCACTGGGCGTGTCCTTCTATCTGAGCGAACAGCGTTCCGCGGCGGCCATCGACAAGCTGCTGAACAGCGACAACCGGATGGCGGACCTGAGCCTGCGCAGTTCGCTGGCGATGTACAAGGCCCGCGACGCCGAGAACGAACTCCTGCTGTCCGCGGACCGGCTCGGGGTGGCGCAGGCAAGCGCGCTCTCCCTGCCGGCCATGCAGAACCATTTGCTGGACATGCGGGAGTACCTTGCCAGCCTTCGGATCCTCTCGACGGATCCGGAATTCAGGGACCGGGTCGACCGGATCGAGGCCCAGACCCGGCAGTACGAGGACGGATTCCTCGCGTTCATCGCGCAGCATGGCAAGGAGGACTCCCCGGGCTCGGCCCACGCGCTTCGCCAAGGCTACGTCGACACGGCCGTCGCCATCGAGTCCTCGGTGGAGGCACTGCACACCGCGGCGACCAAGCGCGCGCTCCAGACGCGCAGCGATGTCGAACGCGCCGCCAGGTTGTCGCGCTGGGCCGCCATCGCCATGGTCGTCCTGGCGACCGTTCTGGGCGTGGTGGTCGCGAGCATCGTCTCGCAACGCATCACGGGCTCCATCGCGCAGCTCATCGCCTTTTCCCGGCGTGTGGCCGCGGGAGACCTCGGTGCCAGGGCGCCGCACGGCCGCGCGGATGAATTCGGCATCCTCGCGAACGCGATGAACCAGATGGCGGAGTCGATCGAGAATTCCAATGCGCTGCTGGAGAGCAGCGCCGACACCCTGAAGCACCAGGCCACCCACGACGTACTGACGGGGCTGCCGAACCGCGCGCTGCTGGAGGATCGTCTCCGGCAAGCCATCTCGTACGCCGATCGATACGGCCGGCTGATGACGGTGGTGTTCATCAACCTCGACGGCTTCAAGCGGGTCAACGACAGCCTGGGCCGCAAGGCCGGCGACGAATTGCTGAAGGTCATGGCCGGACGCATGACCCGGTGCCTGCGCAGCGTGGACACGGTGGTGCGGACGGGCGGCGACGAATTCGTGATCCTTCTGTACGACCAGCCCGGGGACGGAACGGAGGTCGCGCCGGCCCTGCAAAGGCTGCTCGAGACCATTGCGCAGCCCGTCGAGATCGACGGCCAGGGGGTCCAGGTCACGGCCAGCCTGGGCGTGGCCACCTATCCTGCGGACGGCGCCGATGCCGACGCCTTGCTCATGAGCGCCGATGCCGCGATGTCCCGCGCCAAGGATTCGGGGCGCAACAATTTCCAGTTCTATGCGGCCGAGATGAACGGTGCGATCCGCGACAGGCTCGCCCTGTGCGAAGGACTGCGCCATGCCATCGCGCGGGGCGAGTTCCACCTGCTGTACCAGCCCCAGGTGGAGATGGGATCGGGCCGGGTGACGGGCGTGGAGGCACTGATCCGCTGGCAGCATTCCGAGCGCGGCCTGGTCTCCCCGGTGGAATTCATTCCCCTCGCGGAGGAGACCGGCCTCATCGTTCCCATCGGCGAATGGGCGCTGCGCACCGCCTGCTTCCAGAACAAAGCCTGGCAGGACGCGGGCGTGCCGGCCTTCAGCGTTTCGGTCAACGTGTCCGCACGGCAGTTCAGGGAACGGACCCTGATCGAGCAAGTCGCACAGGCGCTCGGGGACAGCGGGCTCGACGCCCGGTTCCTGGAGCTGGAGCTCACCGAAAGCATGGTCATGGAAGACCTCGAGAAGGCCCTGCAATCGATGAAGGCCCTGCAGGCGATGGGCGTGCAGTTCTCCATCGACGATTTCGGCACCGGCTATTCCAGCCTGAGCGCGCTCAAGCGCTTTCCCATTGCCCGGCTGAAGATCGATCGCGCCTTCGTGCGCGACATTCCCGGCGACGAAGACGACAAGGCCATCGCCAAGGCCATCATTTCGCTGGGGCACGAGCTCAACCTCAGGGTCATTGCCGAAGGCGTCGAGACCGAGCAACAGCGGGACTTCCTGCGCGCCCACGATTGCGACGAGATGCAGGGCTATCTCTTCAGCCGGCCCGTGCCGCCCGCCGAGCTTGCGGCCCTGGTCAAGGCACGCTCGGGCATGGCGACAGCAGCCGGCCCGTCCGATGCGCGCCCGAGGCGGATGGCGGCACGCTGA
- a CDS encoding SDR family oxidoreductase, whose protein sequence is MKTILITGCSSGYGLETARHFQARGWQVIATMRTPRAELFPLSGRLRVLPLDVTKPESIAAALEAAGPIDVLVNNAGLGLFGAFEATPMATVRDIFETNTFGTMAMTQAVLPQFRRRRSGLVVNVTSTVTLAPMPLVAAYTASKTAIEGFTQSLALELAPFDVRVKLVEPGYGPGTRFTANGAERMQGLIPEPYAPFAHSIFAALGSPAAVTTGPDVAEAVWRAAGDPAATLRYPAGADAIALARNAAASCQSGM, encoded by the coding sequence ATGAAGACCATCCTGATCACCGGCTGCTCGTCCGGCTACGGCCTGGAAACCGCGCGCCACTTTCAGGCCCGCGGCTGGCAGGTGATCGCCACCATGCGGACGCCGCGCGCCGAGCTCTTTCCTCTTTCGGGGCGCCTGCGCGTGCTGCCCCTGGATGTGACGAAGCCCGAAAGCATCGCCGCCGCGCTCGAAGCCGCCGGACCGATCGACGTCCTCGTGAACAACGCCGGCCTCGGACTCTTCGGGGCGTTCGAGGCGACGCCGATGGCCACCGTGCGCGACATCTTCGAAACCAACACCTTCGGCACGATGGCGATGACCCAGGCCGTGCTGCCGCAGTTCCGGCGCCGCAGGTCGGGGCTGGTCGTCAACGTGACGTCGACCGTCACGCTCGCACCGATGCCGCTCGTGGCGGCGTACACCGCGAGCAAGACCGCGATCGAAGGGTTCACGCAGTCGCTGGCGCTCGAACTCGCCCCGTTCGACGTTCGAGTGAAGCTCGTCGAGCCCGGCTATGGGCCAGGCACGCGCTTCACCGCCAATGGGGCAGAGCGCATGCAAGGCCTGATTCCCGAGCCCTATGCCCCCTTCGCGCACTCCATCTTTGCGGCACTGGGGAGTCCGGCCGCAGTGACCACCGGACCGGACGTGGCCGAGGCCGTGTGGCGCGCCGCGGGCGACCCCGCCGCAACGCTCCGGTACCCGGCGGGCGCCGACGCGATCGCGCTCGCCCGGAACGCCGCTGCCTCGTGCCAGTCCGGAATGTGA
- a CDS encoding AraC family transcriptional regulator codes for MADPLAQVVQLLRPRAVYAKVISGAGSWAVRYSAFGEPSFCTMLEGACVLAVDGQQPLALVAGDFVLMPATPGFTMSGLEPAVPVAVDPKLAPAPTDEIRHGRREGPPDMRMLGGYFAFDSPDASLLASLLPTLLHVRDIGRLSVLVQLVREESLEQKPGRDLVLERLVELLLIEALRSTPGGAAPPGLLRGLADPRLSIALRHLHDNPAHSWTVADLAGKAALSRSAFFERFSRAVGSPPMEYLLAWRMAVAKDLLLRGDAGIAEVAERVGYGCASAFSTAFRRCVGQPPGRYARQQPP; via the coding sequence ATGGCTGATCCCCTCGCACAAGTCGTCCAGCTGCTTCGCCCGCGTGCGGTGTACGCGAAGGTGATCAGCGGCGCCGGTTCGTGGGCGGTACGCTATTCGGCATTCGGCGAGCCCAGCTTCTGCACGATGCTCGAGGGCGCATGCGTTCTTGCGGTGGACGGGCAGCAACCCCTCGCCCTGGTCGCCGGCGACTTCGTGCTCATGCCAGCGACACCGGGATTCACCATGTCGGGCCTCGAGCCGGCGGTGCCGGTCGCCGTGGATCCCAAGCTGGCACCCGCGCCGACGGACGAGATCCGCCACGGCCGGCGCGAAGGTCCGCCTGACATGCGGATGCTCGGCGGCTACTTCGCCTTCGATTCGCCGGATGCCTCGCTGCTGGCGTCGCTGCTTCCGACGCTGCTGCACGTGCGCGACATCGGGCGGCTTTCCGTTCTGGTGCAGCTCGTGAGGGAGGAGTCGCTCGAACAGAAGCCGGGGCGCGATCTCGTGCTCGAACGCCTTGTCGAACTGCTGCTGATCGAGGCTCTGCGCTCCACGCCCGGCGGAGCTGCGCCGCCGGGGCTGCTTCGCGGCCTGGCCGACCCGCGCCTGTCGATCGCATTGCGGCATCTTCACGACAACCCCGCGCATTCGTGGACGGTGGCCGACCTCGCAGGAAAGGCCGCACTGTCGCGGTCGGCGTTCTTCGAGCGCTTCTCGCGCGCCGTCGGCTCGCCGCCGATGGAGTACCTGCTTGCCTGGCGCATGGCCGTCGCGAAGGATCTGCTCCTCCGCGGCGATGCCGGCATCGCAGAGGTTGCCGAACGCGTCGGCTATGGCTGCGCCAGCGCGTTCAGCACGGCGTTCAGGCGCTGCGTGGGCCAACCACCGGGCCGCTATGCGCGGCAGCAGCCGCCCTGA
- a CDS encoding amidase: MSNELHYLELLDVGRRIRRKELSPVEVTQAQLARIEKVDGALKSYVIVMAEQALADARRAEAEIARGEIRGPLHGVPLAVKDLCWTQGVATAAGMTLYRDFVPTEDGTAVRKLREAGAVILGKLQLTESAYADHHPTVTPPVNPWNAAHWSGASSSGSGVATAAGLCYGSLGTDTGGSIRFPSSANGLTGLKPTWGRVSRHGAFELAATLDHIGPMTRSAADAGAMLGAIAGADPKDPTASLAAVPNYLAGMERGLRGLRVGIDARWNGESVDAATAKVMDGALAAVRELGAEVRHVTFPDPAQVIADWFPLCGIEAAVVHESTYPARKQMYGPALSGLLDLGRAQSGIDYQKIVLNRHAFSGRVREMFEGIDLLLMPSQGVASPTLERMLSFGEDAELMSAMLRYTCPLDMSGSPTITLPGGFTDAGTPVAFQFVARHFEEELLVRAGWAFQQATDWHQRHPAL, encoded by the coding sequence ATGAGCAACGAACTGCACTACCTCGAGCTGCTGGACGTCGGCCGGCGCATCCGGCGCAAGGAGCTCTCGCCGGTCGAGGTCACGCAAGCGCAGCTTGCGCGCATCGAAAAGGTCGACGGCGCGCTCAAGAGCTATGTGATCGTGATGGCCGAACAGGCGCTGGCCGACGCGCGCCGCGCCGAGGCCGAGATCGCCCGGGGCGAGATCCGCGGGCCGCTGCACGGCGTGCCGCTGGCGGTGAAGGACCTGTGCTGGACCCAGGGCGTGGCCACCGCCGCCGGCATGACGCTCTACCGCGACTTCGTGCCCACCGAGGACGGCACGGCCGTGCGCAAGCTGCGCGAGGCAGGCGCCGTGATCCTCGGCAAGCTGCAGCTCACCGAGAGCGCCTATGCCGACCACCATCCGACCGTCACGCCGCCGGTCAACCCGTGGAACGCGGCGCACTGGTCGGGCGCATCGTCGAGCGGCTCGGGCGTGGCCACGGCCGCGGGGCTTTGCTACGGGTCGCTCGGCACCGACACGGGCGGCTCGATCCGCTTTCCGTCCTCGGCCAATGGCCTCACCGGCCTGAAGCCGACCTGGGGCCGCGTGAGCCGCCATGGCGCCTTCGAGCTGGCCGCCACGCTCGACCACATCGGACCGATGACGCGCAGCGCGGCCGATGCGGGTGCGATGCTCGGCGCCATCGCGGGGGCCGATCCGAAAGACCCGACCGCAAGCCTCGCGGCCGTGCCCAACTACCTCGCGGGCATGGAGCGCGGCTTGCGCGGCCTGCGCGTGGGCATCGATGCGCGCTGGAACGGGGAAAGCGTCGACGCGGCCACCGCGAAGGTGATGGATGGTGCGCTCGCGGCCGTGCGCGAACTCGGCGCCGAGGTGCGCCACGTGACGTTCCCCGACCCGGCGCAGGTCATCGCCGACTGGTTCCCGCTCTGCGGCATCGAGGCGGCGGTGGTGCACGAATCGACCTATCCCGCGCGCAAGCAGATGTACGGCCCCGCACTCTCGGGTCTGCTCGACCTGGGCCGTGCGCAGAGCGGCATCGACTACCAGAAGATCGTGCTCAACCGCCATGCCTTCAGCGGCAGGGTGCGCGAGATGTTCGAGGGCATCGACCTGCTGCTGATGCCTTCGCAGGGCGTCGCCTCGCCCACGCTCGAGCGCATGCTGAGCTTCGGCGAGGACGCCGAGCTGATGTCCGCGATGCTGCGCTACACCTGTCCGCTGGACATGAGCGGCAGCCCGACGATCACGCTGCCCGGCGGCTTCACCGATGCGGGCACGCCGGTCGCGTTCCAGTTCGTCGCGCGCCACTTCGAGGAAGAGCTGCTGGTGCGCGCCGGCTGGGCCTTCCAGCAGGCGACCGACTGGCACCAGCGGCATCCGGCGCTGTAG
- a CDS encoding ABC transporter ATP-binding protein produces MLEVTGLHAGYGAIPVLHDVSLTITRGESVGILGHNGMGKTTLLRTLIGALRTAAGAVRFDGTDITRHAPHARARLGMAYVPQGREIFPALSAMDNLRMGLVKTGERTMDTIEALLEDFPRLKPLLERPGGSLSGGEQQLLALARALAGKPTLLLLDEPTEGIQPSIIEEIAETLAALRDRMKLTIVLVEQNLEFIAAVSQRVLVIKRGQIGGEIPREHLGDFEIMSQYTGVHG; encoded by the coding sequence ATGCTCGAAGTCACGGGTCTCCATGCCGGCTACGGTGCCATCCCGGTGCTGCACGATGTTTCGCTCACCATCACGCGGGGCGAGTCGGTGGGCATCCTGGGCCACAACGGCATGGGCAAGACCACGCTGCTGCGCACGCTGATCGGCGCGCTGCGCACCGCCGCCGGCGCGGTGCGCTTCGACGGCACCGACATCACGCGCCATGCGCCGCATGCGCGGGCGCGCCTGGGCATGGCCTATGTGCCGCAGGGGCGCGAGATCTTTCCGGCGCTCAGCGCCATGGACAACCTGCGCATGGGCCTGGTGAAGACCGGCGAGCGCACGATGGACACCATCGAGGCGCTGCTGGAAGACTTTCCGCGGCTGAAGCCGCTGCTCGAGCGGCCCGGCGGCTCGCTCTCGGGCGGCGAGCAGCAGCTGCTGGCGCTGGCCCGTGCGCTGGCCGGCAAGCCGACGCTGCTGCTGCTCGACGAGCCGACCGAAGGCATCCAGCCTTCGATCATCGAGGAGATCGCCGAGACGCTGGCTGCGCTGCGCGACCGCATGAAGCTCACGATCGTGCTGGTGGAGCAGAACCTCGAATTCATCGCGGCCGTGTCGCAGCGCGTGCTGGTCATCAAGCGCGGCCAGATCGGCGGCGAGATCCCGCGCGAGCACCTCGGTGATTTCGAAATCATGAGCCAATACACAGGAGTCCATGGATGA
- a CDS encoding ATP-binding cassette domain-containing protein yields MSTPLIETRNLNVRFGGVHATRDVNFTLAEAELRCVIGPNGAGKSTFFKLLTGQVKPTSGQILFRGQDISKMQPHDPGRLGIGIKTQVPSLFNGLSVWENVWLSARRLNSTAQADRITRETLERVGMHAYRDVTAGLLAHGMRQWVEIGVVIAADPPLILLDEPAAGMSDGEVARTAELILEINRRHALVVVEHDMNFIRMIARKVTVLHQGAVIKEDTPDRIMSDPLIQQIYLGKKPH; encoded by the coding sequence ATGAGCACGCCCCTGATCGAGACGCGCAACCTCAACGTGCGCTTCGGCGGCGTGCATGCCACGCGCGACGTCAACTTCACCCTGGCCGAGGCCGAGCTGCGCTGCGTGATCGGCCCCAACGGTGCCGGCAAGAGCACCTTCTTCAAGCTGCTGACCGGCCAGGTCAAGCCGACCTCGGGCCAGATCCTGTTCCGCGGCCAGGACATCTCGAAGATGCAGCCGCACGACCCGGGCCGCCTGGGCATCGGCATCAAGACCCAGGTGCCCAGCCTGTTCAACGGCCTCAGCGTGTGGGAGAACGTGTGGCTCTCGGCGCGGCGCCTGAACAGCACCGCGCAGGCCGACCGCATCACGCGCGAGACGCTCGAGCGCGTAGGCATGCATGCGTACCGCGACGTGACGGCGGGCCTGCTGGCGCACGGCATGCGGCAGTGGGTGGAGATCGGCGTGGTGATCGCGGCCGATCCGCCGCTGATCCTGCTGGACGAGCCGGCCGCCGGCATGAGCGACGGCGAGGTGGCGCGCACGGCCGAGCTCATCCTGGAGATCAACCGCCGGCATGCGCTGGTGGTGGTGGAACACGACATGAACTTCATCCGCATGATCGCCAGGAAGGTGACGGTGCTGCACCAGGGCGCCGTGATCAAGGAGGACACGCCGGACCGCATCATGAGCGATCCGCTGATCCAGCAGATCTATCTCGGCAAGAAGCCGCACTGA
- a CDS encoding branched-chain amino acid ABC transporter permease: MNRFAKSWASAALSLAVGIALLFGLPGVMDDYTLIEVTIYAVMSILGVSLAFIWGFGGILCFGQAAFFGLGSYTYAIAVMNMGDSTVPFLLAIVVPALFAALLGYVIFYGRLSDVYMGVITLTVTLILFNLVNSTAGPEWRIGSAPLGGFNGIPAIPTLNWPGQQDEVLTPKDLFYVTFTCLLLVYLGLRVLIASKIGRVIVAARENEQRVLLLGYDARVYKLFCFTLGGAVAGLAGCLFANWGAFTSPTIFGLAQSAQIIIWVIVGGLGTLVGPIVGCVAIQWLSSQIGTQQAFNSNLVLGAILVVFVLLVPRGIVPTLGDLIDMAWRRWRKAPAPAAKVAAPATAPMEPPRALAATETAP, encoded by the coding sequence GTGAACCGTTTTGCCAAGTCCTGGGCCAGCGCGGCGCTCAGCCTGGCCGTGGGCATCGCGCTGCTCTTCGGCCTGCCCGGCGTGATGGACGACTACACGCTGATCGAAGTCACGATCTACGCCGTCATGTCGATCCTCGGCGTGAGCCTGGCCTTCATCTGGGGCTTCGGCGGCATCCTGTGCTTCGGCCAGGCCGCCTTCTTCGGCCTCGGCTCGTACACCTACGCGATCGCGGTGATGAACATGGGCGACAGCACCGTGCCCTTCCTGCTCGCGATCGTGGTGCCCGCGCTGTTCGCCGCGCTGCTGGGCTACGTGATCTTCTACGGCCGGCTGTCGGACGTGTACATGGGCGTGATCACGCTCACCGTCACGCTGATCCTGTTCAACCTGGTCAACTCCACCGCCGGGCCCGAGTGGCGCATTGGCAGCGCGCCGCTGGGCGGCTTCAACGGCATCCCGGCGATACCGACGCTCAACTGGCCCGGTCAGCAGGACGAGGTGCTGACGCCGAAGGACCTGTTCTACGTCACCTTCACCTGCCTGCTGCTGGTCTACCTCGGATTGCGCGTGCTGATCGCCTCGAAGATCGGCCGCGTGATCGTGGCGGCCAGGGAGAACGAGCAGCGCGTGCTGCTGCTGGGCTACGACGCGCGCGTGTACAAGCTCTTCTGCTTCACGCTGGGCGGCGCGGTCGCCGGCCTCGCGGGCTGCCTGTTCGCGAACTGGGGCGCCTTCACCAGCCCGACCATCTTCGGCCTCGCGCAGTCGGCGCAGATCATCATCTGGGTGATCGTCGGCGGGCTGGGCACGCTGGTCGGGCCGATCGTCGGCTGCGTCGCAATCCAGTGGCTCAGCTCGCAGATCGGCACGCAGCAGGCCTTCAACTCGAACCTGGTGCTCGGCGCCATCCTGGTGGTCTTCGTGCTGCTGGTGCCGCGCGGCATCGTGCCGACCCTCGGCGACCTGATCGACATGGCGTGGCGGCGCTGGCGCAAGGCGCCGGCCCCTGCTGCGAAAGTGGCCGCACCCGCGACGGCCCCCATGGAACCGCCGCGCGCTTTGGCTGCGACGGAGACGGCGCCATGA
- a CDS encoding branched-chain amino acid ABC transporter permease, giving the protein MDLAFVVLIQVLYAVASLVIVSAGLAVIFGMMKVINLAHGEFMMLGAYAVIAALKLGINLWIAIFVVAPIAVGMVGVVLERLVIRRLYGRMVDTMLATWGLSLLLVGIVTSVAGNTTAGVSAPLGSFSVGAYSVSGYTLVIIAVAVALALAIRFVLTRTQLGLIARGTMQKPDMANALGISPSRVYSVTFAVGAALSGLAGGLLAPLTGVVPTMGAAFVAKAFITVIGGGPAILAGLLGASGLFGAINQLATFVTTPVLGEVALLVAAIVMLRLLPQGITGRFFKGSL; this is encoded by the coding sequence ATGGATCTCGCGTTCGTCGTCCTCATCCAGGTGCTCTACGCGGTGGCGAGCCTGGTCATCGTCTCGGCCGGGCTGGCCGTCATCTTCGGGATGATGAAGGTCATCAATCTCGCGCACGGCGAGTTCATGATGCTCGGCGCCTATGCCGTGATCGCGGCGCTCAAGCTCGGCATCAACCTGTGGATCGCGATCTTCGTCGTCGCGCCCATCGCGGTGGGCATGGTCGGCGTGGTGCTGGAGCGGCTGGTCATCCGGCGCCTCTACGGCCGCATGGTCGACACCATGCTGGCCACCTGGGGGCTGTCGCTGCTGCTGGTGGGCATCGTCACCTCGGTGGCGGGCAACACCACGGCAGGCGTCTCGGCGCCGCTCGGCAGCTTCTCGGTCGGCGCCTATTCGGTCAGCGGCTACACGCTGGTGATCATCGCGGTGGCCGTGGCGCTCGCGCTCGCGATCCGCTTCGTGCTCACGCGCACGCAGCTCGGCCTCATCGCGCGCGGCACCATGCAGAAGCCCGACATGGCGAACGCGCTGGGCATCAGCCCCAGCCGCGTGTACTCGGTCACCTTCGCGGTGGGCGCCGCGCTCTCCGGCCTGGCCGGCGGGCTGCTCGCGCCGCTGACCGGCGTGGTGCCGACCATGGGCGCGGCCTTCGTGGCCAAGGCCTTCATCACCGTGATCGGCGGCGGGCCGGCCATCCTCGCGGGCCTGCTCGGCGCCTCCGGCCTGTTCGGTGCCATCAACCAGCTCGCGACCTTCGTGACCACGCCGGTGCTCGGCGAGGTGGCGCTGCTCGTCGCGGCCATCGTGATGCTGCGGCTGCTGCCGCAAGGCATCACCGGGCGTTTCTTCAAGGGGTCTTTGTGA
- a CDS encoding ABC transporter substrate-binding protein, with protein MDRRSFIQSSAAALAGTAVPLFPMAAMAADEIVVGSIIDMSGGLDIYGKPMADCMTLAVEEQNAAGGLLGRKLKLATYDPQSNMQLYAQFAQQSALKDKSTVVMGGITSASREVIRPVLTRNKTLYFYNTQYEGGVCDRNTFCTGVTPGQTVAKLIPYAMKKWGKKVYVVAADYNYGQITSQWVKKFVQDNGGSVASIDFFPLDVTNFGPTISKIEAAKPDMIVSALVGGAHISFYRQWAAAGLTKKIPLASTTFAGGNEHIVLSPAETDGFLISYNYFQNLDTPQNKAFKERFYKRFGADYPNITELAMGTYQGFKLWAEGVKKAGSLDREKMIAALETGIAIDGPSGKVTLDAATHHCVLNVSIAEVRNKQLNIVETFQQQPPVDTSAVCNLVKNPKDNQQYVIKV; from the coding sequence ATGGATCGTCGTTCCTTCATCCAGTCGTCGGCCGCCGCCCTGGCGGGCACCGCGGTGCCGCTGTTTCCGATGGCCGCCATGGCGGCCGACGAGATCGTCGTCGGCAGCATCATCGACATGTCGGGCGGGCTGGACATCTACGGCAAGCCGATGGCCGACTGCATGACGCTCGCGGTCGAGGAGCAGAACGCGGCCGGCGGCCTGCTGGGCAGGAAGCTCAAGCTGGCCACCTACGACCCGCAGTCGAACATGCAGCTCTACGCGCAGTTCGCGCAGCAGTCGGCGCTCAAGGACAAGTCGACGGTGGTGATGGGCGGCATCACCTCGGCCTCGCGCGAAGTGATCCGGCCGGTGCTCACGCGCAACAAGACGCTGTACTTCTACAACACGCAGTACGAAGGCGGCGTGTGCGACCGCAACACCTTCTGCACCGGCGTCACGCCCGGGCAGACCGTCGCCAAGCTCATTCCCTACGCGATGAAGAAGTGGGGCAAGAAGGTCTACGTGGTGGCGGCCGACTACAACTACGGCCAGATCACCTCGCAATGGGTGAAGAAGTTCGTGCAGGACAACGGTGGCTCAGTGGCTTCCATCGACTTCTTCCCGCTCGACGTGACCAACTTCGGCCCGACCATCTCGAAGATCGAGGCGGCCAAGCCCGACATGATCGTCTCGGCGCTGGTCGGCGGTGCGCACATCTCGTTCTACCGCCAGTGGGCGGCCGCGGGCCTGACCAAGAAGATTCCGCTCGCGTCCACCACCTTCGCGGGCGGCAACGAGCACATCGTGCTGTCGCCGGCCGAGACCGACGGCTTCCTCATTTCGTACAACTATTTCCAGAACCTCGACACGCCGCAGAACAAGGCCTTCAAGGAGCGCTTCTACAAGCGCTTCGGTGCCGACTATCCCAACATCACCGAGCTCGCGATGGGCACCTACCAGGGCTTCAAGCTCTGGGCCGAGGGCGTGAAGAAGGCCGGCTCGCTGGATCGCGAGAAGATGATCGCGGCGCTGGAGACCGGCATCGCCATCGACGGCCCGAGCGGCAAGGTCACGCTCGATGCGGCCACCCACCACTGCGTGCTGAACGTGAGCATCGCGGAGGTGCGCAACAAGCAGCTCAACATCGTCGAGACCTTCCAGCAGCAGCCGCCGGTGGACACCAGCGCGGTCTGCAACCTCGTGAAGAATCCGAAGGACAACCAGCAGTACGTGATCAAGGTCTGA